A single Camelus ferus isolate YT-003-E chromosome 3, BCGSAC_Cfer_1.0, whole genome shotgun sequence DNA region contains:
- the TEX43 gene encoding testis-expressed protein 43, translated as MASGKDTCPILPKLTNNYSDANSHKPANKCDEIHLPRFSLKQGMIPRRYVMPWKENIKFRSVNLKHAEACGIHAGPLEDSLFLNHSERLCHGEDRKVVLRKVPPEIKIADMPLHSPLSRYQSTVISHGFRRRLV; from the exons ATGGCTTCAGGCAAAGACACTTGTCCTATTCTACCTAAACTTACCAACAACTATTCTGATGCGAATTCACATAAGCCTGCTAACAA GTGTGATGAGATTCATTTGCCTCGGTTTTCATTAAAGCAAGGGATGATCCCAAGACGTTACGTAATGCcttggaaagaaaacataaaattcaggAGTGTGAACCTGAAG CATGCAGAAGCATGTGGGATCCACGCCGGCCCTTTGGAAGACTCTCTGTTTCTGAATCACAGTGAAAGGCTTTGCCATGGGGAAGATCGTAAAGTTGTCTTGAGGAAAGTCCCACCAGAAATAAAAATTGCAGATATGCCTCTGCATTCACCTCTCTCCAGGTACCAGAGCACTGTGATCTCCCATGGCTTCAGAAGGCGACTGGTCTGA